A single region of the Streptomyces sp. NBC_00425 genome encodes:
- a CDS encoding HelD family protein, with amino-acid sequence MTASDLDSALHAERAHHDACRAAFAAMVEGADLQVATGEDVSASGADAEVLGYQLRSHAKALHELPQGPLFFGRLDFAHGTGGVHEGLAHHIGRLRVSEHPAAPPLVVDWRAPVARAFYQASVRDPQGVAVRRRFGWALGSRGDSADLTGLEDERLDGGDASANPAEGTGTSRDGAGLSAGGPDGGIVAREIERPRVGPMRDIAATIQPEQDDLVRGDLAVSVCVQGAPGTGKTAVGLHRAAYLLYTHPRRIRRGGLLILGPHRAFLSYIAEVLPSLGETGVRQSTLQDEIAAGHRATGTDPERTAAVKHDPRMAEVLRRAVYGRVAADRAEDLHVPEGSGHWRIAGRVLTEIVATVLAEEPPYETGRERVRARIVRRIQEQVERRSGPRPASWTRRIERAAPVSACVEAVWPKTRPAEVLARLLTDPQELARAADGLLDPDEQRALHRPHPPRTPKSARWSAADLVLLDEIAGLLDHPRGYGHVVVDEAQDLSPMECRAVARRVRFGSLTVLGDLAQGTTDWAASSWRVQLTHLGKPDATIVPLTTGFRVPAAVLALAGRLLDRLDADVPRAHSLRRDGELRVRRADGDLPSAVVAAVRDALAREGSVGVIAADSQADRIREALIASGVPAAGPHAPPARVTVVPATLVKGLEYDHVVAVEPAAVAESERRGLNRLYVVLTRAVSRLDVVHERALPWETED; translated from the coding sequence ATGACGGCATCCGACCTCGACAGCGCCCTGCACGCCGAACGCGCCCATCACGACGCCTGCCGGGCCGCCTTCGCGGCGATGGTCGAGGGCGCCGACCTCCAGGTCGCCACCGGCGAGGACGTCTCCGCCTCCGGCGCCGACGCCGAAGTCCTCGGTTACCAGCTGCGCAGCCATGCCAAAGCCCTGCACGAACTGCCGCAAGGCCCGCTGTTCTTCGGCCGGCTCGACTTCGCGCACGGCACGGGCGGCGTGCACGAGGGCCTCGCCCACCACATCGGGCGGCTCCGCGTCAGCGAGCACCCGGCCGCCCCGCCGCTCGTCGTCGACTGGCGCGCCCCCGTGGCCCGCGCCTTCTACCAGGCGAGCGTCCGCGACCCGCAGGGCGTGGCCGTGCGGCGACGGTTCGGCTGGGCCCTGGGCAGCCGGGGCGACTCCGCCGACCTGACGGGCCTGGAGGACGAGCGGCTGGACGGGGGCGACGCGAGCGCGAACCCCGCGGAGGGTACGGGCACGTCCCGCGACGGCGCCGGTCTCTCCGCCGGCGGGCCGGACGGCGGCATCGTCGCGCGCGAGATCGAGCGTCCCCGCGTGGGCCCCATGCGGGACATCGCCGCCACCATCCAGCCCGAGCAGGACGACCTCGTGCGCGGGGACCTCGCCGTATCGGTGTGCGTGCAGGGCGCGCCCGGCACCGGCAAGACCGCGGTCGGCCTGCACCGGGCCGCCTACCTCCTCTACACCCACCCGCGCCGCATCCGGCGCGGCGGCCTGCTGATCCTCGGCCCCCACCGCGCCTTCCTCTCCTACATCGCCGAAGTGCTCCCCTCGCTCGGCGAGACCGGCGTCCGGCAGTCGACGCTCCAGGACGAGATCGCCGCCGGCCACCGGGCGACCGGCACGGACCCCGAGCGGACCGCCGCCGTCAAACACGATCCCCGGATGGCCGAGGTGCTGCGCCGGGCCGTGTACGGGCGGGTGGCGGCCGACCGCGCCGAGGACCTGCACGTCCCGGAGGGCTCCGGCCACTGGCGGATCGCCGGCCGGGTGCTGACGGAGATCGTCGCCACCGTGCTGGCCGAGGAGCCGCCCTACGAGACCGGGCGCGAGCGGGTGCGGGCCCGGATCGTGCGCCGGATCCAGGAGCAGGTGGAACGCCGCAGCGGGCCCCGTCCGGCCTCCTGGACGCGCCGGATCGAACGGGCCGCGCCGGTGAGCGCCTGCGTGGAGGCGGTGTGGCCGAAGACGCGGCCGGCGGAGGTGCTGGCCCGGCTCCTCACCGACCCGCAGGAGCTGGCCCGGGCCGCGGACGGCCTTCTGGACCCCGACGAGCAGCGGGCCCTGCACCGGCCGCACCCGCCCCGCACGCCCAAGTCGGCACGCTGGTCGGCCGCCGACCTCGTCCTCCTCGACGAGATCGCCGGCCTGCTGGACCATCCGCGGGGATACGGCCATGTCGTCGTCGACGAGGCCCAGGACCTCTCGCCGATGGAGTGCCGGGCCGTCGCCCGCCGGGTCCGCTTCGGCTCGCTCACCGTCCTCGGCGACCTGGCCCAGGGCACCACGGACTGGGCGGCGTCCTCCTGGCGGGTCCAGCTGACCCACCTGGGCAAGCCGGATGCCACGATCGTGCCGCTGACCACGGGTTTCCGCGTCCCGGCCGCCGTGCTCGCCCTCGCGGGCCGTCTCCTCGACCGCCTCGACGCCGACGTGCCCAGGGCCCACTCCCTGCGCCGGGACGGTGAACTGCGCGTGCGGCGGGCCGACGGCGACCTCCCGTCCGCGGTCGTCGCCGCGGTCCGCGACGCGCTCGCCCGCGAGGGCTCGGTCGGCGTCATCGCCGCGGACTCCCAGGCCGACCGGATCCGCGAGGCCCTCATCGCGTCCGGCGTCCCGGCCGCCGGCCCGCACGCCCCGCCCGCCCGGGTGACGGTGGTCCCCGCGACCCTCGTCAAGGGCCTGGAGTACGACCATGTCGTCGCCGTCGAACCGGCGGCCGTCGCGGAGTCTGAGCGCCGCGGCCTGAACCGGCTCTACGTGGTCCTCACCCGGGCGGTCTCCCGGCTGGACGTGGTGCACGAACGGGCCCTGCCGTGGGAGACGGAGGACTGA
- a CDS encoding SRPBCC family protein: MERLWEIEESIVVNAPGTEVYAALSQLRNMGKWSPECFYVWHRGTTAREGTGFVGFNRKGPLVWFTTCRVTVADAPREFAFRVSTFGLPVALWGYRLEPEGEGTLVTEYWQDLRSGAGARVTELLGRLFTGTRPEARAAANRAGMRTTLQRLRQAVTV; this comes from the coding sequence GTGGAACGCCTGTGGGAAATAGAGGAAAGCATCGTCGTAAACGCCCCCGGCACGGAGGTCTACGCGGCGCTGTCCCAGCTGCGGAACATGGGGAAGTGGAGCCCGGAATGCTTCTACGTGTGGCATCGCGGCACGACGGCGCGCGAGGGGACCGGGTTCGTGGGGTTCAACCGCAAGGGCCCTCTGGTGTGGTTCACCACCTGCCGGGTCACCGTGGCCGACGCGCCCCGTGAGTTCGCGTTCCGGGTCAGCACCTTCGGCCTGCCGGTGGCCCTGTGGGGCTACCGGCTCGAGCCGGAGGGCGAGGGGACCCTCGTCACCGAGTACTGGCAGGACCTGCGGAGCGGGGCCGGCGCCCGCGTCACGGAGCTGCTCGGGCGCCTGTTCACCGGCACCCGCCCGGAGGCCCGCGCGGCGGCCAACCGGGCCGGCATGCGCACCACGCTGCAACGGCTGAGGCAGGCCGTGACGGTCTGA
- a CDS encoding DUF2516 family protein encodes MAGFAGLMWLLYLAMLVFAVVALVMAALFRDDAYRAADKQNKGFWLIILGIAVAVNLLVPMLFLQLAGLVASIVFIVDVRPALRQVSGGGWGRRRGGSSSDGPYGPYNGGR; translated from the coding sequence ATGGCAGGCTTCGCGGGGCTGATGTGGCTGCTCTACCTCGCCATGTTGGTCTTCGCCGTGGTGGCACTGGTGATGGCCGCGCTGTTCCGCGACGACGCGTACCGGGCCGCCGACAAGCAGAACAAGGGCTTCTGGCTGATCATCCTCGGCATCGCGGTCGCGGTGAACCTCCTCGTGCCGATGCTGTTCCTGCAGCTCGCGGGCCTCGTCGCCTCGATCGTCTTCATCGTGGACGTCCGGCCGGCCCTTCGGCAGGTCTCGGGCGGCGGCTGGGGCCGCCGGCGCGGCGGAAGCAGCAGCGACGGCCCCTACGGTCCGTACAACGGCGGACGCTAG
- a CDS encoding TetR/AcrR family transcriptional regulator, protein MTVWDRPEPPTRPVPLDRERIVAAAVALADAGGLEAVSLRKVAARLNAGPMRLYGYISTKEELFDLMVDEVQAEILPEEQPGDWRAALHVLAHRTRQAALRHEWLADLLGGRPALGPNGLALTEATLTALDGLADVDTVMRAVETVSAYFTGAIRREIANLRAERATGLSKHDWQRASGPHVTRMLATGRFPALAKVVHDGTHVDAETSFATGLDWVLDAVAARLTPPSA, encoded by the coding sequence ATGACTGTGTGGGACCGGCCGGAGCCGCCGACCCGCCCCGTGCCGCTCGACCGGGAGCGGATCGTCGCCGCCGCCGTCGCGCTGGCCGACGCGGGCGGGCTGGAAGCGGTGTCGTTGCGCAAGGTCGCCGCCCGGCTGAACGCCGGGCCGATGCGGCTGTACGGATACATCTCCACCAAGGAGGAGCTGTTCGACCTCATGGTGGACGAGGTCCAGGCCGAGATCCTGCCCGAGGAGCAGCCCGGTGACTGGCGGGCGGCGCTGCACGTCCTCGCCCACCGCACCCGGCAGGCCGCTCTCCGCCACGAATGGCTGGCCGACCTGCTGGGCGGCCGCCCGGCCCTGGGCCCGAACGGCCTCGCCCTGACCGAGGCCACGCTCACCGCCCTCGACGGCCTCGCCGACGTCGACACCGTCATGCGCGCCGTGGAGACCGTCAGCGCCTACTTCACGGGTGCGATCCGGCGCGAGATCGCGAACCTGCGGGCCGAGCGCGCCACCGGCCTGTCCAAGCACGACTGGCAGCGCGCCTCCGGCCCGCATGTGACGAGGATGCTGGCCACGGGCCGCTTCCCGGCACTGGCCAAGGTCGTGCACGACGGCACGCACGTGGACGCCGAGACATCCTTCGCGACCGGTCTGGACTGGGTCCTCGACGCCGTGGCCGCCAGACTCACCCCGCCGTCCGCGTGA
- a CDS encoding TnsA-like heteromeric transposase endonuclease subunit, whose amino-acid sequence MVLDVRPDDRIEPEDVVKFAATATACAVVGWDFERVGVLDPALAANLRWLSGYRHPRVRRDPVAAELRAAFARPRGLLAGVGALGDPIAVLPVLFHLLWCRELAVDLEAGLLSAATQVRPVPMVAKEVGGDAGASAAAVAW is encoded by the coding sequence GTGGTGCTGGATGTGCGCCCTGATGACCGGATCGAGCCCGAGGATGTCGTGAAGTTCGCGGCTACGGCGACGGCTTGCGCCGTGGTGGGCTGGGATTTTGAGCGGGTTGGCGTGCTCGATCCGGCGTTGGCGGCGAATCTGCGCTGGTTGTCGGGCTACCGGCATCCGCGGGTGCGGCGAGATCCGGTGGCGGCGGAGTTGCGGGCGGCATTCGCCCGGCCTCGGGGGCTGCTGGCGGGGGTGGGTGCGCTGGGTGATCCGATCGCCGTGCTGCCGGTGCTCTTCCACCTGCTCTGGTGCCGGGAGCTGGCGGTGGATCTGGAAGCTGGTCTGCTGTCGGCGGCCACGCAGGTGCGCCCGGTGCCCATGGTCGCGAAGGAGGTGGGCGGGGATGCCGGCGCTTCCGCGGCTGCTGTCGCTTGGTGA
- a CDS encoding SAM-dependent methyltransferase, with product MTSRAPTRPVGTVTRGTTNPNRLRRMDRWIAATHGPDLRRAADPVAVDLGYGAAPWTAVELLERLRSVAPRARVVGVEIEPARVAAARPYERAGLVFRHGGFEIPVPQRPHLVRAANVLRQYDEGEVAAVWRRLCARLAPADPATGFRGGLLVEGTCDEIGRRHVWVALGPEGPRTVTFATRLGSLQRPSDLAERLPKALIHRNVPGEPVHAFLRDFDRAWAAAAPYASYGARQRWMRSVRDLTADWPVTDGPTRWRQGEVTVRWTALAPRD from the coding sequence ATGACGTCCCGCGCCCCGACCCGCCCCGTGGGCACGGTCACGCGCGGCACGACGAACCCCAACCGGCTGCGCCGCATGGACCGCTGGATCGCCGCGACCCACGGCCCCGACCTGCGCCGCGCCGCCGATCCCGTCGCCGTCGACCTCGGCTACGGGGCCGCGCCCTGGACCGCCGTCGAGCTGCTGGAGCGGCTGCGCTCCGTCGCGCCACGCGCGCGGGTCGTGGGCGTCGAGATCGAACCGGCCCGCGTGGCGGCCGCGCGGCCGTACGAGCGGGCGGGGCTGGTCTTCCGGCACGGCGGTTTCGAGATCCCGGTCCCCCAGCGACCGCACCTGGTGCGCGCCGCCAACGTGCTGCGCCAGTACGACGAGGGCGAGGTCGCCGCGGTCTGGCGGCGGCTCTGCGCGCGGCTCGCGCCGGCCGACCCGGCGACCGGGTTCCGCGGCGGCCTGCTCGTCGAGGGGACCTGTGACGAGATCGGGCGCCGGCACGTGTGGGTGGCGCTCGGACCGGAAGGACCTCGCACGGTCACCTTCGCGACCCGGCTGGGCTCCCTGCAACGGCCCTCGGACCTCGCGGAGCGGCTGCCCAAGGCCCTGATCCACCGCAACGTCCCGGGCGAGCCCGTGCACGCCTTCCTGCGCGACTTCGACCGCGCCTGGGCGGCCGCCGCGCCGTACGCGTCGTACGGCGCCCGGCAGCGGTGGATGCGCTCGGTGCGGGACCTGACGGCCGACTGGCCGGTGACGGACGGGCCGACGCGCTGGCGTCAGGGCGAAGTGACGGTGCGATGGACGGCGTTGGCGCCGCGGGACTGA
- a CDS encoding FAD-dependent oxidoreductase, with protein sequence MRHRIAVVGGGPGGLAFARVLHRHGRPVTVLERDPAPDARPPGGTLDLHEGLGQLALDKAGLLAEFQELSRPEGQAMRILDTAGTVLRDWRPRPDDRANPEIDRRQLRDLLLGPLDVQWGRGVTQVVPGAEDGALVHFEDGRQETFDLVVGADGAWSRTRPAVSPVTPHYTGVTTVETSLDDVDTRHPDLARVIGDGSVAVYGVNRKLVAQRNSGGHVKVYAQFRAPLDWHAHLDLADVEAVRSGLLALFDGWAAPVLDLLRRGAAFVHRPLHVLPVSHTWTHVPGVTLLGDAAHLMPPLGAGANLAMLEGAELAECVAADVGDLDDAVRAFEERMWARAGRWAKITTAGLERLVSPDPAQALALFDEVQPS encoded by the coding sequence ATGAGACATCGCATCGCAGTGGTCGGAGGCGGTCCCGGCGGACTTGCCTTCGCCCGTGTCCTGCACCGCCACGGTCGTCCGGTCACCGTCCTCGAACGCGATCCCGCCCCCGACGCCCGGCCCCCGGGCGGCACGCTGGACCTGCACGAAGGGCTGGGCCAGCTCGCGCTGGACAAGGCGGGGCTGCTGGCGGAGTTCCAGGAGCTGTCCCGCCCCGAGGGGCAGGCCATGCGCATCCTGGACACGGCCGGGACCGTCCTGCGCGACTGGCGACCCCGTCCGGACGACCGGGCCAATCCCGAGATCGACCGCCGGCAACTGCGTGACCTGCTGCTCGGCCCCCTCGACGTCCAGTGGGGGCGCGGCGTGACGCAGGTGGTGCCGGGGGCCGAGGACGGCGCACTGGTCCACTTCGAGGACGGGCGGCAGGAGACGTTCGACCTCGTGGTCGGCGCGGACGGCGCCTGGTCCCGGACCCGCCCGGCGGTCTCACCGGTGACGCCGCACTACACCGGCGTCACCACGGTCGAGACCTCGCTCGACGACGTCGACACCCGCCACCCCGACCTGGCCCGCGTGATCGGCGACGGTTCCGTGGCCGTGTACGGCGTGAACCGCAAGCTCGTCGCCCAGCGCAACAGCGGCGGCCACGTCAAGGTGTACGCCCAGTTCCGCGCGCCGCTGGACTGGCACGCGCACCTGGACCTGGCCGACGTGGAGGCCGTGCGATCGGGCCTGCTGGCCCTGTTCGACGGCTGGGCCGCTCCCGTCCTCGACCTCCTCCGCCGCGGCGCAGCCTTCGTCCACCGTCCTCTCCACGTCCTGCCCGTGTCCCACACCTGGACCCACGTCCCGGGGGTGACGCTCCTCGGTGACGCCGCCCATCTGATGCCCCCGCTGGGGGCGGGCGCGAACCTCGCGATGCTGGAGGGCGCCGAACTCGCCGAGTGCGTCGCCGCCGACGTCGGAGACCTCGACGATGCCGTCCGTGCCTTCGAGGAACGGATGTGGGCACGGGCCGGCAGGTGGGCGAAGATCACGACGGCCGGTCTGGAGCGCCTCGTGAGCCCGGACCCCGCCCAGGCCCTCGCCCTCTTCGACGAAGTCCAGCCGTCCTGA
- a CDS encoding helix-turn-helix domain-containing protein, which yields MASLNVGNLGDYLREQRRNAQLSLRQLADAAGVSNPYLSQIERGLRKPSAEVLQQVAKALRISAETLYVRAGILDAERDRDEVETRAVILADPTLTEGQKQALLQIYESFRRENGIGSDDGRADGAGPRAHESDADPQQTAG from the coding sequence ATGGCATCGCTCAACGTCGGCAACCTCGGTGACTACCTGCGCGAGCAGCGGCGCAACGCGCAGCTGTCGCTCCGGCAGCTCGCCGACGCCGCCGGGGTGTCCAATCCGTATCTGAGCCAGATCGAGCGCGGGCTGCGCAAGCCGAGCGCGGAGGTGCTCCAGCAGGTCGCCAAGGCGCTGCGGATCTCCGCCGAGACGCTGTACGTGCGGGCCGGCATCCTCGACGCGGAGCGGGACCGGGACGAGGTGGAGACCCGGGCGGTCATCCTCGCCGACCCCACCCTGACCGAGGGCCAGAAGCAGGCGCTGCTCCAGATCTACGAGTCCTTCCGCAGGGAGAACGGGATCGGGAGCGACGACGGCCGCGCTGACGGAGCGGGCCCGCGGGCCCACGAGAGCGACGCCGATCCGCAGCAGACGGCCGGTTGA
- a CDS encoding C40 family peptidase codes for MGTGKRGLLAAAVTVVCAVTVLGAPGVAFASPNPTPEPAPSASSSAPALPSTATNKDLEAVRTQLEALYHDAAVATDAYNAAEEAAQKQSAEIVELAKKIVAGQKKLDDLKDRAGAAARAQYRTGGLPDEAQLMLSDDPSEFLDGAGRVRQGQRATKGLIGQLTQAQQDLEQYSKDASTQWQKLEAGRKAKAAAQKKIEKQIAAAEKLESRLEKKEKERLEQLEAQVAQKAQTAWLDTGILKEIDGAASVQGKAAVQFATAQMGKPYVWGAEGPKSFDCSGLTSEAWRSAGRPIPRTSQEQWKQLPHVAVQDMRPGDLIIYFSDASHVAMYVGDGAIIHAPRPGRTVTLAGAGTMPILGVVRPDA; via the coding sequence ATGGGAACGGGGAAGCGCGGCCTGCTCGCTGCAGCTGTGACCGTGGTCTGCGCGGTCACCGTGCTGGGCGCGCCGGGCGTGGCGTTCGCCAGTCCGAACCCCACGCCGGAACCCGCGCCGTCGGCGAGTTCGTCGGCCCCCGCGCTTCCCTCGACCGCCACCAACAAGGACCTCGAAGCCGTCCGCACCCAGCTCGAAGCGCTCTACCACGACGCCGCGGTGGCCACCGACGCCTACAACGCGGCCGAGGAAGCGGCGCAGAAGCAGTCCGCCGAGATCGTCGAGCTGGCGAAGAAGATCGTCGCGGGCCAGAAGAAGCTGGACGACCTCAAGGACCGCGCGGGCGCCGCCGCTCGCGCCCAGTACCGCACGGGCGGCCTGCCCGACGAGGCGCAGCTGATGCTGAGCGACGACCCGTCGGAGTTCCTCGACGGCGCGGGCCGGGTCCGCCAGGGGCAGCGTGCGACCAAGGGCCTCATCGGGCAACTGACCCAGGCCCAGCAGGACTTGGAGCAGTACTCCAAGGACGCCTCCACCCAGTGGCAGAAGCTGGAGGCGGGCCGCAAGGCCAAGGCGGCGGCCCAGAAGAAGATCGAGAAGCAGATCGCCGCGGCGGAGAAGCTCGAATCCCGGCTGGAGAAGAAGGAGAAGGAGCGCCTCGAGCAACTGGAGGCGCAGGTCGCACAGAAGGCGCAGACCGCCTGGCTGGACACCGGCATCCTCAAGGAGATCGACGGCGCGGCGTCCGTACAGGGCAAGGCGGCCGTCCAGTTCGCCACCGCCCAGATGGGCAAGCCGTACGTGTGGGGCGCCGAGGGGCCGAAGAGCTTCGACTGCTCCGGTCTGACCTCCGAGGCCTGGAGGAGCGCCGGACGGCCGATCCCCCGCACCTCGCAGGAGCAGTGGAAGCAGTTGCCGCACGTCGCCGTCCAGGACATGCGCCCCGGCGACCTGATCATCTACTTCAGCGACGCCAGCCACGTCGCGATGTACGTGGGCGACGGAGCGATCATCCACGCCCCGCGCCCGGGCCGCACGGTCACGCTCGCCGGAGCGGGCACGATGCCGATCCTCGGGGTGGTCCGGCCGGACGCGTGA
- a CDS encoding helix-turn-helix domain-containing protein, with product MPALPRLLSLGDRVRYDGREHTVAALHGTSVRLVDDAQAASVVLLGHLLASEGFTVLSRPPLPEAGVLEGLPEEAAQRAEWWRRHLTELLTGRPDGNTDIPVRAEYDPTVHSLRQRELTKVAELRDCGEEVGLSTLRRMRSRFENEGVAGLVDGRLRKPATGTSRADPRVVEAIVKVVGSRTDEPTVSAQVLRRRVERLLVAEHGAGVVRMPSRATFYRLLKAVSTGQHLFGSARTRRSLGKQPKRMFGQLTAARPGEVMEIDSTPLDVMVIHDDGTVDRCELTGLIDLATRTLAAVVLRPSTKAVDAALLLARAMTPEPVRPGWSDALRRVALCAALCLLAVAGRAAGQGRRGPGDRSGDISSLSFSVHCRDHSSPSRRRPSTRSWADSQLRTLCLSTASSSPPGGCPPAWTRLTSSAS from the coding sequence ATGCCGGCGCTTCCGCGGCTGCTGTCGCTTGGTGACAGGGTCCGCTACGACGGGCGGGAGCACACGGTTGCCGCCCTGCACGGCACTTCGGTGCGGCTGGTCGATGACGCCCAGGCCGCCAGTGTCGTGCTGCTGGGACACCTGCTGGCGTCGGAGGGTTTCACCGTGCTGAGCCGCCCGCCGCTGCCGGAGGCCGGCGTCCTGGAGGGACTGCCGGAGGAAGCGGCACAGCGGGCTGAGTGGTGGCGACGACATCTGACCGAGTTGCTCACCGGCCGCCCGGACGGCAATACCGACATCCCGGTGCGGGCCGAGTACGACCCGACGGTGCACTCTCTGCGGCAGCGGGAGCTGACCAAGGTGGCCGAGCTGCGGGACTGCGGTGAGGAGGTGGGGCTGAGCACGCTGCGCCGGATGCGGTCCCGCTTCGAGAACGAAGGGGTGGCGGGCCTGGTGGACGGCAGGCTGCGCAAACCTGCCACCGGAACGAGCCGGGCCGATCCCCGGGTGGTCGAGGCGATCGTGAAGGTCGTGGGCAGCCGGACGGACGAGCCGACCGTCTCCGCGCAGGTGCTGCGGCGCCGCGTTGAACGTCTCCTGGTCGCCGAGCACGGTGCTGGAGTGGTCCGGATGCCATCCCGGGCGACGTTCTACCGCCTGCTGAAGGCGGTCTCGACCGGTCAGCATCTGTTCGGTTCGGCCCGCACCCGCCGCTCGCTGGGCAAGCAGCCGAAGCGGATGTTCGGGCAGCTGACGGCGGCCCGGCCTGGCGAAGTGATGGAAATCGACTCCACACCGCTGGACGTCATGGTCATCCACGATGACGGGACGGTGGACCGCTGCGAACTGACCGGGCTAATCGACCTGGCCACCCGGACACTGGCCGCCGTGGTGCTGCGGCCGTCGACGAAGGCGGTCGATGCCGCGCTGCTGCTGGCACGCGCCATGACACCGGAACCGGTGCGGCCCGGCTGGTCCGACGCTCTGCGGCGTGTCGCGCTCTGTGCTGCCCTATGCCTCCTTGCTGTCGCTGGACGAGCGGCTGGACAAGGCCGCCGCGGTCCCGGTGATCGTTCCGGAGACATTTCGAGCCTGTCCTTTTCCGTCCACTGCCGCGACCACTCAAGCCCTTCCCGCAGGAGACCAAGCACTCGTTCCTGGGCCGACTCGCAGCTGCGAACGCTATGCCTGTCCACCGCATCCAGCAGCCCTCCCGGTGGCTGCCCTCCCGCCTGGACTCGATTGACCAGCTCAGCGTCCTGA
- a CDS encoding PP2C family protein-serine/threonine phosphatase: MPVPVPRQRAIPAVESGQAQAVHAVGGPSEEEAGRREEQACRTETTVANDAAPSGAHHDARDGAHPHARGDARGDAQRSTRDGALNVAPADGVHPGVSTAGVGTAGVTTAGASTAGVSAPGVAVTGVTAPGAGATGAGAGHVPLTLLLIEDDPTAAPIFRDLPDSDGRPIRVRTARNLTEAERLLTDDVHCILLDIALPVPGRTSAAAGDDELAVLRHVLRLAPRHAVLALTASGDAERGAEAVRVGAQDYLFKDELDGRLLSRAIRYAVERKRSDTAERRLAEGKLRAQENARLERGLLPTPLLEGSPLRFAARYRPGRSRALLGGDFYDTVRTPDGTVHAMIGDVCGHGPDEAALGVELRIAWRALTLAGLCGDQLLNTLQQVLEHERDDDEIFATLCTVDIAPDGRRAGLCLAGHPAPLIARPDRPARLLPYDNNGPALGLLPGARWPRMQVELGAEWSLMLYTDGLIEGRIGEGRERLGQDGMVEMIRRQLAEGLSGEALLRAAVSEVRELNGGELTDDVAVVLLDRVP, translated from the coding sequence ATGCCCGTACCCGTACCGCGGCAGAGAGCGATCCCGGCCGTGGAGAGTGGTCAGGCGCAGGCCGTGCACGCCGTCGGCGGCCCCTCCGAGGAAGAAGCCGGCCGCCGGGAAGAGCAAGCCTGTCGCACCGAGACGACGGTGGCGAACGACGCCGCCCCCTCCGGCGCGCACCACGACGCGCGCGACGGAGCACACCCGCACGCGCGAGGCGACGCCCGAGGCGACGCGCAGCGCAGCACACGTGACGGAGCGCTCAACGTTGCGCCCGCGGACGGCGTCCACCCTGGCGTGAGCACTGCAGGTGTGGGCACCGCAGGCGTGACCACCGCCGGCGCGAGCACCGCAGGCGTGAGCGCGCCCGGCGTCGCCGTGACCGGCGTCACCGCCCCGGGTGCGGGCGCGACCGGCGCCGGTGCCGGGCACGTCCCTCTCACGCTGCTGCTGATCGAGGACGACCCCACGGCCGCGCCGATCTTCCGCGACCTGCCCGACTCGGACGGCAGGCCGATCCGGGTGCGCACCGCCCGCAACCTCACCGAGGCCGAGCGGCTGCTCACCGACGACGTGCACTGCATCCTGCTGGACATCGCGCTGCCCGTGCCGGGCCGCACGTCCGCGGCCGCCGGCGACGACGAGCTCGCCGTGCTGCGGCACGTACTGCGGCTCGCTCCCCGGCACGCCGTGCTCGCCCTCACCGCCTCCGGTGACGCCGAGCGGGGCGCCGAGGCCGTGCGTGTGGGCGCACAGGACTACCTCTTCAAGGACGAGCTGGACGGCCGTCTGCTGAGCCGCGCGATCCGGTACGCGGTCGAGCGGAAACGTTCCGACACGGCCGAGCGCCGACTGGCCGAGGGCAAGCTGCGCGCGCAGGAGAACGCCCGCCTGGAGCGCGGCCTGCTGCCCACGCCGCTGCTGGAGGGCTCCCCGCTGCGGTTCGCCGCCCGTTATCGTCCCGGCCGCTCGCGCGCCCTGCTCGGCGGCGACTTCTACGACACCGTCCGCACGCCCGACGGCACCGTGCACGCCATGATCGGCGACGTCTGCGGGCACGGCCCGGACGAGGCCGCGCTCGGGGTGGAGCTGCGGATCGCCTGGCGGGCGCTGACCCTGGCGGGCCTGTGCGGGGACCAGCTGCTGAACACGTTGCAGCAGGTGCTGGAGCACGAGCGCGACGACGACGAGATCTTCGCGACGCTGTGCACGGTGGACATCGCGCCCGACGGCCGGCGGGCGGGCCTCTGCCTGGCCGGCCACCCCGCGCCGCTGATCGCGCGCCCGGACCGGCCCGCGCGCCTGCTGCCGTACGACAACAACGGCCCCGCCCTCGGCCTGCTGCCGGGCGCCCGCTGGCCGCGGATGCAGGTCGAGCTGGGCGCGGAGTGGAGCCTGATGCTGTACACCGACGGCCTCATCGAGGGGCGGATCGGCGAGGGCAGGGAACGGCTCGGCCAGGACGGCATGGTGGAGATGATCCGCCGCCAGCTCGCCGAGGGGCTCAGCGGGGAGGCGCTGCTGCGCGCCGCGGTGAGCGAGGTGCGCGAGCTCAACGGGGGCGAACTGACGGACGACGTCGCGGTGGTCCTGCTGGACCGGGTGCCGTAG